The following coding sequences lie in one Spirosoma sp. KUDC1026 genomic window:
- a CDS encoding MBL fold metallo-hydrolase — protein sequence MRLFKRLLATTVLIVALLAVLAFLVMQLSTFGANPSGERLERIKRSPNYKNGSFQNLSPTAVIAENTSYWQTARDFFNKPKDNVPPAPLPSVKTDLKALPDNKTTVVWFGHSSYLIKSKGTTILADPVFSGNASPVSFFGSAYPGSNVYDVASMPTIDMLVLSHDHYDHLDFATIVKLIPKVKMFYTGLGVGAHLQRWGVPADRIVEFDWWDTQQLSPDIELTATPARHFSGRSLARGKTLWTSYVLNLHGDKLFLGGDSGYDTHFRKIGDKFGPFDLAILECGQYGEGWPDIHMFPEQTAQAALDLRAKALLPVHWAKFSLANHSWNEPVQRLLASEAAQGLDITTPRIGEPIIIGAANPKAAWWAF from the coding sequence ATGAGGTTGTTCAAACGCCTGCTTGCTACCACCGTTCTTATTGTTGCTCTACTGGCCGTTCTGGCTTTTTTAGTTATGCAGTTAAGTACATTTGGCGCTAATCCGTCTGGAGAGCGTCTGGAACGTATCAAACGTTCCCCTAATTACAAAAACGGTTCGTTTCAGAACCTGTCGCCCACGGCGGTCATCGCCGAAAATACGTCGTACTGGCAGACGGCGCGCGACTTTTTCAACAAGCCTAAAGATAACGTACCGCCGGCTCCACTCCCGTCGGTCAAAACTGATCTTAAGGCCCTGCCCGACAACAAAACCACCGTTGTCTGGTTCGGCCATTCGTCGTACCTCATCAAATCAAAAGGTACAACTATTCTGGCCGATCCGGTTTTCAGCGGCAATGCGTCACCGGTTTCATTTTTCGGCAGCGCCTATCCCGGCTCGAACGTATACGACGTAGCGAGTATGCCCACTATCGATATGCTTGTCCTCTCGCACGATCACTATGACCACCTCGATTTTGCGACCATCGTCAAACTGATTCCCAAAGTGAAGATGTTTTATACCGGGTTGGGAGTTGGAGCCCACCTGCAGCGCTGGGGCGTTCCGGCCGATCGGATCGTTGAGTTCGACTGGTGGGATACGCAGCAGCTAAGCCCGGATATTGAGCTGACGGCCACACCCGCCCGGCACTTTTCGGGACGTAGTCTGGCCCGGGGCAAAACGCTCTGGACGTCGTACGTGCTGAATCTGCACGGCGATAAGTTGTTTCTGGGGGGTGATTCGGGTTACGATACGCATTTCAGGAAAATCGGCGATAAATTCGGTCCGTTCGACCTCGCCATTCTGGAGTGTGGACAGTACGGCGAAGGCTGGCCCGACATTCATATGTTTCCCGAACAGACCGCCCAGGCAGCCCTCGATCTACGGGCGAAAGCACTACTGCCGGTGCACTGGGCCAAGTTCTCCCTGGCCAATCATTCCTGGAACGAACCCGTGCAGCGTTTACTGGCTTCCGAAGCGGCTCAGGGACTGGATATCACGACCCCGCGCATTGGCGAACCCATTATTATCGGGGCTGCGAATCCCAAGGCCGCCTGGTGGGCGTTTTAA
- a CDS encoding 6-pyruvoyl trahydropterin synthase family protein, which translates to MDILRAEAPRVAVFRKEHFNAAHRLHNPNWSDEKNTRVYGKCNNPNYHGHNYELIVQVTGPIDPETGYVIDMKQLGDLIKEHVTERFDHKNLNLDTVEFADLNPSAENIAIVIYSILRDQLADHLDLKVRLYETERNFVEYPA; encoded by the coding sequence ATGGATATTCTTCGGGCCGAGGCCCCACGGGTTGCGGTGTTCCGCAAGGAGCATTTCAACGCAGCGCACCGGCTGCACAATCCGAACTGGTCGGATGAAAAAAACACGCGCGTTTATGGCAAGTGTAACAATCCAAACTATCACGGCCATAACTACGAACTAATTGTACAGGTGACCGGTCCGATTGATCCCGAAACGGGTTATGTCATCGACATGAAGCAACTGGGCGATCTAATCAAAGAACACGTTACTGAGCGCTTCGACCACAAAAACCTGAACCTCGATACGGTTGAATTTGCCGACCTGAATCCTTCCGCCGAGAACATTGCCATTGTCATTTATTCTATCCTGCGCGATCAACTGGCTGATCACCTGGATCTTAAAGTAAGATTGTATGAAACTGAACGGAATTTCGTCGAGTACCCCGCCTAA
- a CDS encoding sugar MFS transporter: MTPTATPPSSQVRPNYTVPLIIIGVLFFTFGYVTWTNGVLIPFLKIVCNLKEDWQAFLVTSAFYMAFTFLAIPSSAILRKTGFKNGMIVGLGIVALGSLIFIPAAQSRTFGLFLVGLFVQAMGITLLQTATNPYASILGPIESAAKRISILGICNKSAGILVPLILGAIILSDADTLESQLAALTTEAQRNVFLDDLASRIIMPYVLLAGFLVLVAILIRFSPLPDLEEADDELLPDTAAKTTAKTSVLQFPNLVLGVMALFLYVGAEVIAGDAIGQFGRNLGISLDEAKHFTSYTMAAMLVGYVVGIIAIPRFITQEKALTYSAILGLILTALSIFSEGYTTIYLMAAMGLANALMWPAIFPMGIRGLGRFTKIGSALLIMGISGGAVLPLIFAQATPSDHPQQGFWVVGVCYLFILYYAVAGHKKKSW; this comes from the coding sequence ATGACACCTACCGCAACGCCCCCGTCCTCGCAGGTCCGCCCGAACTATACAGTTCCGCTGATCATTATCGGTGTGCTATTCTTCACCTTCGGATACGTCACCTGGACCAATGGTGTCCTAATTCCGTTCCTCAAGATTGTCTGTAATCTGAAAGAAGACTGGCAGGCCTTTCTGGTGACGTCGGCGTTCTACATGGCGTTTACGTTCCTGGCCATTCCGTCCTCGGCTATCCTGCGAAAAACAGGTTTCAAAAATGGGATGATTGTGGGTCTGGGCATCGTGGCACTGGGTTCTCTGATCTTTATTCCGGCGGCACAATCGCGCACCTTCGGTCTGTTCCTGGTAGGTTTATTCGTTCAGGCAATGGGTATTACACTGCTGCAAACGGCCACCAATCCCTACGCCAGCATCCTGGGGCCCATCGAAAGTGCGGCTAAACGGATCAGTATTCTGGGAATCTGTAATAAATCGGCCGGGATTTTGGTACCCCTTATTCTGGGAGCCATTATTTTGAGCGATGCCGATACGCTGGAGTCGCAGTTGGCGGCCCTTACGACCGAAGCCCAGCGGAATGTCTTTCTCGACGATCTGGCCTCCCGGATTATCATGCCCTACGTTCTACTGGCTGGTTTCCTGGTACTAGTTGCCATTTTGATCCGTTTCTCGCCCTTGCCTGACCTGGAAGAAGCCGACGACGAACTCCTGCCCGACACAGCCGCGAAAACCACGGCCAAGACCAGCGTGCTGCAGTTCCCGAACCTCGTGCTGGGTGTTATGGCCCTGTTCCTCTACGTTGGCGCTGAAGTTATTGCCGGCGATGCCATTGGGCAGTTTGGCCGGAATCTGGGCATTAGCCTGGACGAAGCCAAACACTTTACGTCCTACACCATGGCCGCCATGCTGGTTGGTTACGTAGTGGGTATCATCGCCATTCCCCGATTCATCACCCAGGAGAAAGCCCTGACGTACTCGGCCATACTAGGCCTGATTCTGACGGCACTATCGATCTTTTCGGAAGGCTATACTACCATTTACCTGATGGCCGCGATGGGCCTGGCAAACGCCCTGATGTGGCCTGCCATTTTCCCGATGGGTATCCGGGGACTGGGCCGTTTCACTAAAATCGGCTCGGCCTTACTGATCATGGGTATTTCGGGTGGTGCCGTCCTGCCGCTGATCTTCGCGCAGGCTACCCCATCCGACCATCCGCAACAGGGTTTCTGGGTCGTGGGTGTCTGCTACCTGTTCATTCTGTATTACGCCGTTGCCGGTCACAAGAAGAAAAGCTGGTAA
- the folE gene encoding GTP cyclohydrolase I FolE, which yields MKLNGISSSTPPKDGLSNGAALNGGHSGYFSDELVDELGDIHVATSIDTPLRADAFALDDETKIDQIEGHFRAIMETLGLDLTDDSLRGSPRRVAKMYVKEIFRGLNPDNKPAPTLFDNKFRYNEMLVEKDILVQTYCEHHFVPIIGKAHVAYISSGKVIGLSKLNRIVEYFCKRPQVQERLTVQIAEELKSVLQTDDVAVIIDAKHLCVSTRGVQDTDSSTITSSYGGKFNEDATRQEFLRYVAQASVTI from the coding sequence ATGAAACTGAACGGAATTTCGTCGAGTACCCCGCCTAAAGATGGCCTGTCGAACGGCGCTGCGCTTAACGGTGGTCACAGCGGTTATTTCTCCGACGAATTAGTTGATGAACTCGGTGATATCCACGTTGCTACGTCGATCGATACGCCCCTGCGGGCGGATGCGTTTGCGCTGGACGACGAAACAAAAATCGACCAGATCGAAGGCCATTTTCGGGCCATCATGGAAACCCTGGGCCTCGACCTGACCGACGATAGCCTGCGCGGATCGCCCCGGCGGGTGGCGAAAATGTATGTCAAGGAGATCTTCCGGGGGCTGAACCCCGACAATAAGCCGGCACCGACGTTGTTCGACAACAAGTTTCGCTACAACGAAATGCTGGTCGAGAAAGACATTCTGGTTCAGACGTACTGCGAGCACCATTTCGTGCCCATCATCGGTAAGGCACACGTGGCGTATATTTCCAGCGGCAAGGTAATCGGGCTGTCCAAGCTGAACCGCATTGTCGAGTACTTCTGTAAGCGCCCGCAAGTGCAGGAGCGACTGACGGTGCAGATTGCCGAAGAATTAAAATCTGTCCTGCAAACCGACGATGTAGCGGTGATCATCGATGCCAAACACTTGTGCGTATCGACCCGGGGGGTTCAGGATACCGATTCGTCAACGATCACATCGTCTTACGGCGGTAAATTCAACGAAGACGCTACCCGCCAGGAGTTCCTGCGCTACGTTGCTCAGGCCAGCGTGACGATTTAA
- a CDS encoding GNAT family N-acetyltransferase, with protein MSYLLTGHESERLRFRPLQPDDFDSWLPFYDHPQSTQYWAGEPSDPVRNCQQWFDKTFYRYQHNKGGMNVLIDKQTGAFVGQCGLLVQVVDGLDELEVGYSILPQFWKQGYATEAANACREYAFANGLSDSLISIIHEENIPSQAVALKTGMSAEKRTIYANNPVLIYRIRNR; from the coding sequence ATGAGCTATCTTCTCACCGGTCACGAGTCGGAACGCCTACGATTCAGGCCCTTGCAGCCTGATGATTTTGACTCGTGGCTTCCTTTCTACGACCATCCACAGTCAACCCAGTACTGGGCGGGGGAACCCAGCGATCCGGTACGCAACTGCCAGCAGTGGTTTGATAAGACGTTTTACCGCTACCAGCACAACAAAGGCGGCATGAACGTACTGATCGACAAACAGACGGGCGCGTTTGTTGGACAGTGCGGCCTGCTCGTTCAGGTTGTTGATGGTCTGGACGAGCTGGAGGTTGGCTATTCCATACTGCCGCAGTTCTGGAAGCAGGGCTATGCCACCGAAGCCGCCAACGCCTGCCGGGAGTACGCGTTTGCCAACGGGCTTAGCGACAGTCTGATTTCAATCATCCACGAAGAGAATATTCCTTCGCAGGCAGTAGCGTTAAAAACCGGGATGAGCGCCGAAAAACGCACTATTTACGCAAATAACCCCGTACTTATTTACCGTATTCGCAACAGGTAA
- a CDS encoding Gfo/Idh/MocA family protein: MMTPTRRQFIRSAALTSTAASVFPSILTSAGLRAAPLAADKVRLGFIGVGLRGRNHVAQALFRDDVVIPAICDTDPASIAATNELIKKAGRPLPEAYSKGDEAFLQMLKRDDLDGVVIATPWEWHVPMAVATMKAGKYAAVEVSATVKLKESWDLVDTSEKTGMPCMILENVCYRRDVLAVLNMVRQGLFGEMTYAHCGYEHDLRNIKFNDGKGHGVGAEFGKNAYSEARWRTQHSVDRNGDLYPTHGLGPVAHWLNINRGNQFVRLTSMATKSRGLHKYVVDKGGANHPNAKVNFKLGDVVTTMVECANGENIVIMHDTNSPRPYSLGFRAQGTQGIWMDDNDMIYLEGTSPKAHTWEPFAPYQDKYDHPLWKRHAQTAENSGHGGIDFFVLRAFIEAVKAKGPVPIDVYDAAAWSAISPLSEQSIAGGSKPIDIPDFTRGKWKTNKPIFALNDEF, translated from the coding sequence ATCATGACCCCTACCCGACGCCAATTTATTCGCTCGGCTGCGCTGACCAGTACGGCGGCTTCCGTTTTTCCATCCATCCTGACAAGTGCAGGGCTGCGAGCGGCCCCACTAGCGGCCGACAAAGTCCGCCTGGGTTTTATCGGCGTTGGCCTGCGGGGCCGCAACCACGTAGCACAGGCGCTCTTCCGGGACGATGTGGTCATTCCCGCGATCTGCGATACCGATCCGGCCAGCATTGCCGCGACCAACGAACTGATTAAAAAGGCGGGTCGCCCCCTACCCGAAGCCTATTCCAAAGGCGACGAAGCGTTCCTGCAGATGCTCAAACGCGACGACCTGGATGGCGTTGTCATTGCCACGCCCTGGGAGTGGCACGTACCGATGGCCGTAGCGACGATGAAAGCGGGCAAATACGCGGCCGTTGAAGTATCAGCCACGGTCAAGCTGAAAGAATCCTGGGATCTGGTCGATACGTCGGAGAAAACCGGCATGCCCTGCATGATTCTGGAAAACGTCTGCTACCGGCGCGACGTACTGGCCGTGCTGAACATGGTTCGTCAGGGATTGTTCGGCGAGATGACCTACGCTCACTGTGGCTACGAGCACGACCTGCGGAACATCAAATTCAACGACGGCAAAGGGCATGGCGTTGGGGCGGAGTTTGGCAAGAATGCCTATTCGGAAGCCCGCTGGCGTACGCAGCACTCCGTCGACCGGAACGGCGATCTCTACCCTACCCACGGCCTGGGACCCGTGGCCCACTGGCTCAACATCAACCGGGGCAATCAGTTTGTTCGGCTGACCAGCATGGCCACCAAAAGCCGGGGTCTGCACAAATACGTTGTCGACAAAGGCGGGGCCAATCACCCCAATGCCAAGGTCAATTTCAAACTGGGCGACGTAGTAACAACGATGGTCGAGTGCGCCAACGGCGAAAACATCGTCATTATGCACGATACCAACTCGCCCCGCCCCTACTCGCTGGGGTTCCGGGCGCAGGGCACGCAGGGCATCTGGATGGACGATAACGACATGATCTATCTGGAAGGCACAAGCCCCAAAGCCCATACTTGGGAGCCATTCGCGCCTTACCAGGACAAATACGATCACCCCCTCTGGAAACGGCACGCGCAGACCGCCGAAAACAGCGGCCACGGCGGCATTGACTTCTTCGTGCTTCGCGCCTTCATCGAAGCGGTTAAAGCGAAAGGCCCCGTTCCTATCGACGTATACGATGCTGCCGCCTGGAGCGCCATCAGTCCCTTGTCCGAACAAAGTATTGCCGGGGGCAGTAAGCCCATTGACATTCCGGACTTTACGCGGGGGAAGTGGAAAACGAACAAGCCCATTTTTGCCCTCAACGACGAATTTTAA
- a CDS encoding winged helix-turn-helix domain-containing protein, with amino-acid sequence MSVLLVADSVDFSYLKQALQLTDGNLSSHLRALEEAGYLLVEKQFIGRKPNTRYQVTTQGITAFRNHLDALERLIMSNKTT; translated from the coding sequence ATGTCGGTTCTGCTGGTGGCAGATAGCGTGGACTTCTCGTATCTGAAACAGGCATTACAGCTCACTGACGGCAACCTGTCCAGTCACCTGCGGGCGTTGGAAGAAGCGGGTTACCTGCTGGTTGAAAAACAGTTTATCGGGCGCAAGCCGAACACCCGGTACCAGGTCACTACGCAGGGAATCACAGCGTTCAGAAATCACCTGGATGCGCTGGAGCGCCTGATAATGAGCAATAAGACTACATAA
- a CDS encoding carboxypeptidase-like regulatory domain-containing protein, with translation MNARLVSLFLLLGLTLATAFGQSTTITLTGRVLDAATNQPVPFANVYLNASTQGTTADAQGNYQLTGLPTGTSELVASALGFVTSRQTLRLTTDRALQLSLKPESKALQTITVTARRTRAYDRMVRVFERELLGNTSFANRCQIKNMDAVVLTSQDGKLTARASEPLLIENLALGYRVYYSLLHFDHHRGATYYAGTSRFELLTPDNTEQAQRWEKNRQKAYQGSLRHLLTSLVAGTYEKEGFLVYEANFAVPANPSVPVMQRSERMPTVPAQADSIIKPASLATERLLRSIKPLEVFYTRQRAGSTTPYKEMPYAYSLVYLPKGKAALVTTDGWVAQPNGLEIRGAMSDDRLSNLLPADWKPATVSPAQTIALPTEDGTLLPLDTISREVAKRWTNQQQNSAPTVFVQTDKGLYLSGDTLWFSSYILDPQTHEPVTQLAGDNPLHLELLSPSGRVLSHQWVRVQEGRGAGWLRVPDSLATGTYRLQAYSESDRRNARPAFERNMTIVATNPDDSTLASSRSATNERTIPDSLDVQFLPEGGHWVAGLPSRLGIKTINKQGQGVATTGRLVSQAGTELGRFSTNRLGFGSVDVTPQAGTTYRAVVTTGADLAQSVTLPTVEPNGLVLATDMVTDSTQLRLKIQASAPLAQQPVYLTIQSRGQLVQQTKLQLQSGKASLTIPTAKLPVGLAQVTLYNAQGQPQQERLVFIPDRQLPVQARLITDKSTYLPRETVQLAVRVADGFDEPLTITGSATVTDESQLPADSASANIRTHLLLTGELKGQVEEANQYVTTGGKASRKSLDDLLLTQGWRRFTWQTPATQPELANELASLQGQRISGYVIDKNEKPIPASVVLLTFSSPRGESFARSARADQFGHFTIDGLSMTDTMYLRPQVTTATFKPISTAQIRLDQPGGYFSTKSSEPSSLPDLTPFLMASQQRQISAADRYRDRSARQLGEVTVRATNMDAARQAQQNAIYGKADVTVLFDEKSRAYGNAYEMLAAQLSGVQVRPNTADAGGGYLVTVRGISMLSAKARLKEMSPLYMIDGTYLTENKEGNALMMLNPTQIERIDLIKNEGASVFGARGANGVIAFYSKKARFAQTGANANQTDLLVHGYPSERTFYVPKYGRLSESGSALPDRRNVLYWRPLLATDKTGITSFRIPLSDTASVLRVTVQGVTSDGRPVAVSQLLKVR, from the coding sequence ATGAACGCACGTCTAGTAAGCCTATTTCTACTCCTGGGCCTAACGCTGGCCACGGCCTTCGGACAATCGACAACCATTACCCTGACCGGGCGGGTGCTGGATGCCGCAACCAATCAGCCTGTTCCCTTTGCCAATGTCTATCTGAACGCATCGACGCAGGGAACAACCGCCGACGCCCAAGGGAATTACCAGCTAACCGGCTTACCCACCGGAACCTCCGAACTGGTAGCCAGTGCGCTGGGCTTCGTCACCAGCCGACAGACCCTCCGCTTAACCACTGACCGCGCGTTACAGCTTAGCCTCAAGCCGGAAAGCAAAGCTTTACAAACCATTACAGTAACCGCCCGCCGAACCAGGGCCTATGACCGGATGGTCCGCGTGTTTGAGCGCGAACTGCTCGGCAATACATCTTTTGCCAATCGCTGCCAGATTAAAAATATGGATGCCGTTGTCCTGACCAGCCAGGACGGAAAGCTGACGGCGCGGGCCAGCGAACCACTGCTCATTGAAAACCTGGCCCTGGGCTACCGGGTCTATTATAGCCTCCTGCATTTCGATCACCACCGGGGCGCTACGTACTACGCTGGCACCAGCCGGTTTGAGTTGCTGACGCCCGACAATACGGAACAGGCGCAGCGCTGGGAGAAAAACCGTCAAAAAGCTTACCAGGGTTCATTACGCCATCTGCTCACCAGCTTGGTAGCGGGTACCTACGAGAAAGAAGGCTTCCTGGTTTATGAAGCCAATTTTGCGGTGCCAGCGAACCCGTCCGTACCGGTAATGCAACGTTCAGAACGGATGCCTACGGTACCCGCCCAAGCCGACAGCATCATTAAACCCGCGAGTCTGGCTACCGAGCGGCTGCTACGTAGCATCAAACCGCTGGAAGTGTTCTATACTCGCCAGCGGGCGGGCAGTACCACGCCGTACAAAGAAATGCCTTACGCTTATTCGCTTGTCTACCTCCCCAAAGGCAAAGCTGCGCTAGTGACCACCGACGGCTGGGTAGCGCAACCCAATGGCCTGGAAATCCGGGGGGCCATGAGCGACGACCGGCTATCCAACCTCCTACCGGCCGACTGGAAACCAGCTACTGTTTCTCCCGCACAGACTATCGCTCTGCCAACGGAGGACGGCACCCTACTGCCCCTGGATACAATCAGCCGGGAGGTAGCCAAACGCTGGACGAATCAGCAGCAGAATAGTGCTCCTACCGTGTTCGTTCAGACAGACAAAGGCCTTTATCTATCGGGCGATACCCTCTGGTTTAGCAGCTACATCCTCGATCCGCAAACCCACGAACCCGTTACTCAGCTGGCGGGCGATAATCCGCTGCATCTGGAACTGCTTTCTCCCTCTGGACGCGTCCTGAGCCATCAGTGGGTACGGGTGCAGGAGGGCCGCGGGGCGGGTTGGCTACGGGTGCCCGATTCGCTGGCGACGGGTACGTATCGGTTGCAGGCTTACTCAGAAAGTGATCGACGTAACGCCCGCCCCGCCTTCGAACGCAACATGACGATAGTTGCCACTAATCCCGATGATTCGACCCTAGCTTCCAGCAGGTCTGCGACAAATGAGCGCACTATACCGGATTCGCTGGACGTGCAGTTTCTGCCAGAAGGTGGTCACTGGGTGGCGGGTCTGCCTTCCCGGCTGGGTATTAAGACCATCAACAAACAAGGACAAGGCGTCGCAACAACCGGTCGACTTGTCAGTCAGGCTGGTACTGAACTGGGCCGATTCTCTACCAATCGGCTTGGCTTCGGCAGTGTCGACGTAACGCCCCAGGCGGGAACCACGTATCGGGCGGTAGTTACCACCGGTGCGGATTTAGCGCAGTCAGTAACTCTGCCCACTGTCGAACCAAACGGTTTGGTGCTGGCAACAGACATGGTTACGGATAGCACCCAGTTGCGATTAAAAATACAGGCTTCTGCCCCGCTGGCGCAACAGCCGGTTTATCTGACCATACAAAGCCGGGGGCAACTCGTTCAGCAGACCAAGCTGCAACTGCAATCCGGCAAAGCCAGTTTAACAATACCCACCGCGAAACTTCCTGTTGGCTTAGCGCAGGTAACGCTCTACAATGCGCAGGGACAGCCTCAGCAGGAGCGGTTGGTATTCATTCCGGATCGGCAGCTTCCGGTTCAGGCCCGACTCATTACTGACAAATCGACCTATCTACCACGCGAAACCGTTCAACTTGCGGTACGCGTTGCCGACGGGTTCGACGAACCACTTACCATCACTGGCTCCGCTACGGTCACCGATGAATCCCAACTACCAGCAGACTCCGCATCCGCCAACATCCGTACGCACCTGCTGCTAACCGGAGAGCTAAAAGGCCAGGTTGAGGAGGCAAATCAGTACGTAACGACCGGTGGAAAAGCCAGCCGCAAATCCCTGGACGACTTATTACTCACGCAGGGCTGGCGTCGGTTTACCTGGCAGACACCAGCTACTCAGCCAGAATTGGCAAATGAGCTGGCCTCCTTACAGGGACAACGCATAAGTGGATACGTCATCGACAAAAATGAGAAGCCCATTCCAGCCTCGGTTGTGCTGTTAACCTTCTCCAGTCCACGTGGGGAATCTTTCGCCCGATCGGCCCGTGCGGATCAGTTTGGCCACTTCACCATCGACGGGCTCAGCATGACCGATACAATGTATCTGCGCCCTCAGGTTACGACGGCCACGTTCAAACCGATCAGCACTGCGCAGATCCGGCTTGATCAGCCGGGTGGGTATTTCTCCACGAAATCGTCGGAACCATCCTCCCTACCGGATTTGACACCATTCCTGATGGCTAGTCAGCAGCGGCAGATCAGCGCGGCAGATCGCTACCGGGACCGGTCAGCACGGCAGTTGGGTGAGGTAACGGTGCGGGCTACTAATATGGATGCCGCCCGGCAGGCACAACAGAACGCGATCTACGGCAAAGCCGATGTTACGGTATTGTTCGACGAAAAATCACGGGCGTATGGCAACGCTTACGAAATGTTGGCGGCACAGTTAAGTGGCGTACAGGTGCGGCCCAACACGGCTGATGCGGGTGGTGGTTATCTGGTTACCGTTCGCGGCATCAGCATGCTCTCCGCCAAGGCTAGGCTCAAGGAGATGTCGCCTTTATACATGATCGACGGTACGTACCTAACCGAAAACAAAGAAGGAAACGCCCTGATGATGCTGAACCCAACGCAGATCGAGCGCATCGATCTGATCAAAAATGAAGGCGCATCTGTTTTTGGTGCCCGTGGCGCAAACGGTGTTATTGCGTTCTATTCGAAAAAAGCCCGGTTCGCCCAAACGGGTGCGAATGCGAATCAGACCGATTTACTGGTGCACGGCTACCCCAGCGAGCGCACCTTCTACGTTCCTAAATACGGCCGCCTGTCGGAGTCAGGAAGCGCCCTCCCCGATCGCCGGAACGTTTTATACTGGCGTCCCCTGCTGGCTACAGACAAAACGGGCATTACCTCGTTCCGGATTCCCCTGTCTGACACAGCTAGTGTACTCCGCGTAACAGTGCAGGGCGTAACGTCGGATGGGCGTCCGGTAGCCGTAAGTCAGTTACTGAAAGTGCGCTAG